The proteins below come from a single Sphingomonas carotinifaciens genomic window:
- a CDS encoding sigma factor, whose amino-acid sequence MRERLQALTKDQYRRLVLRSQYLVREQRMLAADLRQEAICRALDGRRKCRQSWDIVTFLNWVMRSMIRDAYRDEAEGRTLVLYDDLDAASLDNDVASFEQMTHDPIDARRTIADIREALRSDPGLLALLDAVIAGKRGEELQNQFGIDEKGLAALRKRMNRAIGRAGKAKRVS is encoded by the coding sequence ATGCGCGAACGCCTGCAGGCGCTGACCAAGGATCAATACCGGCGTCTTGTCCTGCGATCGCAATATCTTGTCCGCGAGCAGCGGATGCTTGCAGCAGATCTCCGCCAGGAGGCGATCTGCCGAGCGCTCGATGGTCGTCGCAAGTGCCGCCAGAGCTGGGATATCGTCACGTTCCTCAACTGGGTCATGCGCAGCATGATCCGCGACGCCTACCGCGACGAAGCGGAAGGACGGACGCTGGTTCTTTACGATGACCTCGACGCGGCGAGCTTGGATAACGACGTGGCCTCGTTCGAGCAGATGACGCACGATCCGATCGACGCTCGACGCACGATCGCGGACATCCGGGAGGCGCTTCGTTCCGACCCAGGATTGCTCGCTTTGCTTGATGCCGTCATCGCCGGAAAACGCGGTGAGGAGCTACAGAACCAGTTCGGGATCGACGAGAAGGGGCTTGCGGCCCTTCGTAAAAGAATGAACCGCGCGATTGGTCGCGCCGGTAAAGCAAAGAGGGTGTCATGA
- a CDS encoding S8 family serine peptidase, producing MVGAKAAFAYDKGITGKGVTIAVIDTGIAASSAEFAGRISPDSRTFKSRIARCATCAPETVTFPLDDVQGHGTEVASVALAAKNGAGVQGVAYDATLLALKVVAPDLKVVTATSVIKEGSGANAASIAPAITYAVEKGAFVISMSLNGDHGGQIAADERAAMDSVVKADRLLVQSVSNFVDDKSAAPGTITRNLVGSNLENRDNFLFGIRVDSALRPPSGNGLPGDLADRTLAVVATDVSVVGKDGQITTVTGNSFAAPAIAGAAALLKQYWPQLGGKAISRILLDTATELGDKGTDQIFGAGLLNVEAAMKAQAPGSAFAAADMVLARYSSISLSGPFGGGGQLTDTVTRMTVFDRYGRDFAMTGNTGPRSQGSELLAGAMLGTIDPPWLATSVSDAKFGFTSAATGPWAAARSGRPATFAFSPVAGQTVSFSANVGIGQGAGIAGSALRGVVAAPVGTSSSWSGDGWSAAFASGVSRDGRSALRSVTFASPLGLGVELSGLTERGQVLGLRGPAGFALSGSRTTLATLTASRSVAGVLLSARATAATTRVDGGSDLLRFTGPMTGTAFAVDAAHRLGGGTVTLGLSSPLRLERARAVVEAPVAYDLMTGVLATRLTSVDLTPTAREMDVALGWSATLSPTSSLRLGIAHAFDAGHVAGAQDTAGFLSLTLR from the coding sequence GTGGTCGGTGCGAAAGCGGCCTTTGCCTATGACAAGGGCATCACTGGCAAGGGCGTGACCATTGCGGTCATCGACACCGGCATCGCCGCCAGCAGTGCCGAGTTCGCTGGCCGCATCTCACCCGACAGCAGGACATTCAAGAGCCGGATCGCGCGTTGCGCTACCTGTGCACCGGAGACGGTGACCTTCCCGCTCGACGATGTGCAGGGCCATGGCACCGAGGTCGCCTCGGTCGCGCTGGCCGCGAAAAATGGCGCGGGCGTGCAAGGCGTCGCCTATGACGCGACGCTGCTCGCGCTGAAGGTCGTGGCTCCCGATCTCAAGGTCGTCACCGCCACGTCCGTCATCAAGGAAGGCAGCGGCGCGAACGCCGCCAGCATCGCGCCCGCCATCACCTATGCGGTAGAGAAAGGGGCGTTCGTCATCTCCATGAGCCTGAATGGCGATCATGGCGGCCAGATCGCCGCCGACGAACGTGCCGCCATGGACAGCGTCGTCAAGGCCGACCGGCTGCTCGTGCAATCCGTGTCCAACTTCGTCGACGACAAGAGCGCTGCGCCTGGCACAATCACCCGCAACCTCGTTGGTAGCAATCTGGAGAATAGGGACAATTTCCTGTTCGGCATCCGGGTCGACAGTGCGTTGCGACCGCCCAGCGGCAATGGCCTGCCCGGCGATCTTGCCGACCGCACGCTGGCGGTGGTCGCGACGGACGTCAGCGTCGTTGGCAAGGACGGACAAATCACCACGGTCACGGGCAACAGCTTCGCCGCCCCCGCCATCGCGGGGGCCGCGGCGCTCCTCAAGCAATACTGGCCGCAACTCGGCGGCAAGGCGATCTCGCGCATCCTGCTCGATACCGCGACCGAACTCGGCGACAAGGGTACCGACCAGATCTTCGGCGCTGGTTTGCTCAACGTCGAGGCCGCGATGAAGGCGCAGGCACCTGGCAGCGCCTTTGCCGCCGCCGACATGGTGCTGGCGCGCTATTCCTCGATCAGCCTGTCCGGGCCCTTCGGTGGCGGTGGCCAACTGACCGATACCGTGACCCGCATGACGGTGTTCGACCGCTATGGCCGCGACTTCGCCATGACTGGCAACACCGGACCACGCAGCCAGGGTTCGGAGTTGCTTGCAGGCGCGATGCTGGGGACGATCGATCCGCCGTGGCTCGCCACGAGTGTGAGCGACGCAAAGTTCGGTTTCACCTCCGCTGCCACCGGACCATGGGCCGCGGCGCGTTCCGGCCGCCCGGCCACCTTCGCCTTCTCGCCTGTTGCGGGACAGACGGTCAGCTTCAGCGCCAATGTCGGGATCGGGCAAGGTGCGGGCATCGCCGGTTCTGCCCTGCGCGGTGTCGTCGCCGCGCCGGTCGGCACGTCCTCGTCGTGGAGCGGCGACGGCTGGTCGGCGGCCTTTGCATCCGGCGTATCGCGCGACGGCCGCTCTGCTTTGCGCAGCGTCACTTTCGCCTCGCCACTTGGGCTCGGTGTCGAGCTATCGGGCCTGACCGAACGTGGCCAAGTGCTGGGGCTACGCGGACCGGCTGGCTTTGCCCTGTCCGGCAGCCGAACGACGCTGGCCACCCTGACGGCCAGTCGCAGCGTTGCAGGCGTGCTGCTGTCGGCGCGGGCCACGGCCGCCACCACCCGGGTCGATGGCGGATCGGACCTGCTTCGCTTCACCGGTCCGATGACCGGCACCGCCTTCGCGGTCGACGCCGCGCATCGTCTCGGCGGCGGTACCGTCACGCTCGGACTATCATCACCGCTTCGGCTGGAGCGCGCCCGTGCGGTGGTCGAGGCGCCCGTCGCCTATGACCTGATGACCGGCGTGCTCGCCACTCGCCTGACCAGCGTCGACCTGACACCGACCGCACGCGAGATGGACGTCGCGCTCGGTTGGTCGGCGACGCTGTCGCCCACCTCGTCACTGCGGCTTGGCATCGCCCACGCCTTCGATGCCGGGCACGTCGCCGGCGCGCAGGACACCGCTGGCTTTCTCAGCCTGACCCTCCGCTGA
- a CDS encoding AAA family ATPase, producing the protein MDELDIVRGLMLRTAGALPATAPLAKALLEWAEPHRPWLLPDMEGEWNWETLLACLTAPRGGPVRAEALELADTLARLLGLSPIDAGLLRLMVACDRLPRVGALARLLSRHGHDLPQLLGETAGAGAEDADRAARRGAVTRLGLACFTATREGEADVEIRWTLQRLLDRAPASEEAMLDTLVGRRQAATLGLDAFVHVEPIDFLIRLLRGALSGAAAGVNILIYGPPGTGKTELARTLAAAAGAVLHGVGEADEDGEEPRRWERVAALALAQRLLGGRGPAVLLFDEMEDLIGDASPSAGGDWFSRREGSKVFVNRLLEANPVPVIWTTNAIGNVDAAILRRMSFVLRLDLPSRAAATAMLVRVAREERVMPGPAFATLLDAAPEAATVLRMAARAGKLAGEEDGGIVAAEALVRALRGGTLPPPGPAAFDLDLFETDRPVDRLSAAMADGGASDVSLLLTGPPGTGKTAFAHHLARALDRPLLVKRASDLLSKWVGETEAQIADAFAEARRREAVLLFDEADSLLFDRSTARTSWEVGQVNELLTWLDLHPLPVVAATNHEAGLDPATLRRFVFKLRLKPLGAERAAAAFLRFFGEPAPACLGMVEGLTPGDFAVVARQLRHWPAADALELVERLRAEVAVKPGQSVRLGF; encoded by the coding sequence ATGGACGAACTGGATATCGTCCGGGGCCTGATGCTCCGGACGGCGGGCGCGCTGCCCGCCACGGCACCGCTTGCCAAAGCACTGCTGGAATGGGCGGAGCCGCATCGGCCCTGGCTGCTGCCCGACATGGAAGGCGAATGGAACTGGGAAACCCTGCTCGCCTGTCTCACTGCTCCGCGCGGGGGACCGGTGCGGGCGGAGGCGCTCGAACTGGCGGATACGCTGGCGCGGTTGCTGGGATTGTCGCCGATCGATGCGGGGCTGCTGCGCCTGATGGTCGCGTGCGACCGACTGCCGCGCGTCGGTGCCTTGGCGCGATTGCTCAGCCGTCACGGGCATGACCTGCCGCAACTCCTCGGCGAGACGGCCGGGGCGGGTGCGGAGGACGCGGACCGCGCGGCGCGGCGGGGTGCGGTCACGCGGCTGGGCCTGGCCTGCTTCACGGCAACCCGTGAGGGTGAGGCGGATGTCGAGATCCGCTGGACCTTGCAACGTCTGCTCGACCGGGCTCCGGCGAGCGAAGAGGCGATGCTCGATACGCTGGTCGGTCGGCGGCAGGCGGCCACGCTGGGGCTCGACGCCTTTGTGCATGTCGAACCGATCGACTTTCTCATCCGCCTGCTGCGCGGTGCGCTGAGCGGGGCGGCGGCGGGGGTCAACATCCTGATCTACGGCCCGCCCGGCACCGGCAAGACCGAACTCGCGCGTACGCTGGCGGCGGCAGCAGGCGCGGTGTTGCACGGTGTGGGTGAGGCGGACGAGGACGGCGAGGAACCCCGCCGTTGGGAACGCGTCGCGGCGCTGGCCTTGGCACAACGTCTGCTCGGCGGGCGGGGACCAGCGGTGCTGCTGTTCGACGAGATGGAGGATTTGATCGGCGATGCCAGCCCGTCCGCGGGCGGCGACTGGTTCAGTCGGCGCGAGGGAAGCAAGGTCTTCGTCAACCGGCTGCTGGAGGCCAATCCGGTGCCGGTGATCTGGACGACCAACGCGATCGGCAATGTCGATGCGGCGATCCTGCGGCGGATGAGCTTCGTGCTGCGGCTCGACCTGCCGTCGCGTGCGGCGGCGACGGCGATGCTCGTTCGGGTGGCGCGGGAGGAGCGGGTGATGCCCGGCCCTGCATTCGCCACGTTGCTCGACGCCGCGCCAGAGGCAGCGACGGTTCTGCGGATGGCGGCGCGGGCGGGTAAACTGGCCGGTGAAGAAGATGGCGGCATCGTCGCGGCCGAAGCGCTGGTCCGGGCACTGCGGGGTGGCACGCTGCCGCCGCCTGGCCCGGCGGCGTTCGACCTCGACCTGTTTGAAACCGATCGGCCGGTCGATCGCCTATCCGCGGCCATGGCAGATGGCGGGGCAAGCGACGTGTCGCTGCTACTGACGGGCCCGCCGGGCACCGGCAAGACGGCATTCGCGCATCATCTGGCACGGGCGCTCGACCGGCCGCTGCTGGTCAAGCGTGCATCCGACCTGCTGTCGAAATGGGTCGGCGAGACCGAGGCGCAGATCGCCGACGCCTTTGCCGAGGCGCGGCGGCGGGAGGCCGTGCTGTTGTTCGACGAGGCGGACTCGCTGTTGTTCGACCGCAGTACGGCGCGAACCAGTTGGGAAGTGGGACAGGTCAACGAACTGCTGACGTGGCTCGACCTGCATCCGTTGCCGGTCGTCGCGGCGACGAACCATGAGGCGGGGCTGGACCCGGCGACATTGCGGCGGTTCGTCTTCAAACTCCGGCTGAAACCGCTCGGGGCAGAGCGCGCCGCCGCCGCCTTCCTGCGTTTTTTCGGAGAGCCCGCCCCGGCATGCCTTGGCATGGTAGAGGGGCTGACTCCCGGCGACTTCGCGGTGGTCGCGCGCCAGTTGCGCCACTGGCCAGCGGCGGATGCGCTGGAACTGGTTGAACGGCTACGAGCCGAGGTCGCCGTGAAGCCTGGCCAATCGGTGCGACTTGGCTTTTGA
- the rtcA gene encoding RNA 3'-terminal phosphate cyclase, whose amino-acid sequence MIEIDGSEGEGGGQIVRNACALSLVTGEPVRITNVRAKRSKPGLMRQHVTAIEAACAIGSATCEGLVVGSSDLTFRPGRVAAGDYRFSVGTAGSTGLVLQTVLMPLLLADGSSRLVLEGGTHNMLSPPFEFIERSFLPIVRRMGGQVEARLVRHGFYPRGGGRIEVDITPGALQPIECLTRGEALGVSACALFAGLPMSIAEREIAVVRKAFDWSERECFMRELPVDQGPGNILLLEAKFEHVTEIVSGFAQLGVTAERVAKTAVGRMRGYLACEAFAGPYLADQLLLPMALAGGGVFTTVKPSEHARTAATVIERFAGRRTRFEQQAGGAHAVTIG is encoded by the coding sequence ATGATCGAGATTGATGGCAGCGAGGGCGAAGGTGGCGGACAGATCGTCCGCAATGCGTGCGCGCTGTCGCTTGTTACCGGGGAGCCGGTCCGCATCACGAATGTCCGCGCCAAGCGGTCGAAGCCGGGGTTAATGCGTCAGCATGTCACCGCGATCGAGGCGGCGTGCGCGATCGGCAGCGCGACGTGCGAGGGGCTGGTCGTCGGCTCGTCCGACCTGACCTTTCGCCCCGGCCGGGTGGCGGCGGGCGACTATCGCTTTTCGGTGGGAACGGCAGGATCGACGGGGTTGGTGTTGCAGACGGTGCTGATGCCGCTGCTGCTCGCCGATGGTTCGTCGCGACTGGTGCTGGAGGGCGGCACCCACAACATGCTGTCCCCGCCGTTCGAGTTCATCGAGCGCAGCTTCTTGCCGATCGTCCGCCGGATGGGCGGGCAGGTGGAGGCGCGGCTGGTCCGGCATGGCTTCTATCCGCGCGGGGGCGGGCGGATCGAGGTGGATATTACCCCCGGTGCGCTCCAGCCGATCGAATGCCTGACGCGGGGAGAGGCGCTGGGCGTGTCGGCTTGCGCCTTATTCGCCGGATTGCCCATGTCGATCGCCGAGCGCGAGATCGCCGTGGTCCGCAAGGCGTTCGACTGGTCGGAGCGCGAATGCTTCATGCGCGAGTTGCCGGTAGATCAGGGGCCGGGCAACATCCTGCTACTGGAGGCGAAGTTCGAGCATGTCACCGAGATTGTGAGCGGCTTTGCGCAACTGGGCGTGACGGCGGAACGGGTCGCGAAGACGGCGGTGGGGCGGATGCGCGGCTATCTGGCGTGCGAGGCCTTTGCCGGGCCGTATCTCGCCGACCAGTTGCTGTTACCGATGGCGCTGGCGGGCGGCGGCGTGTTCACCACCGTCAAGCCGAGCGAGCATGCCCGCACGGCGGCGACGGTAATCGAGCGCTTCGCAGGGCGACGCACCCGGTTCGAGCAGCAGGCGGGAGGGGCGCATGCCGTGACGATCGGCTGA